A region from the Actinomycetota bacterium genome encodes:
- a CDS encoding CehA/McbA family metallohydrolase codes for MTEQWGKADLHIHSNHSDGLAKIPEIMEYVQNQTDLDVIAITDHNTIEGALFAKSLEELYDFQVIVGEEISSASGHIIGLYLTEHVQPGLSVIDTIAEINDQGGIAIIPHPFSQRGIFGPLGQSAFLNAANEFAFQALEVCNSIPHLGWANRMAAKVFNGGQGIAATGGSDAHVLCGIGTGYTRFRGTSAEELKSSIEALETTAESAPGGIGVALQYTKSIRKIRQQQAWNWDRCHAR; via the coding sequence GTGACAGAACAGTGGGGCAAGGCGGATCTTCACATCCATTCGAATCACAGCGATGGCCTGGCTAAGATTCCTGAGATCATGGAGTACGTCCAGAATCAAACCGACCTGGACGTCATCGCCATAACTGATCACAACACCATCGAGGGCGCTTTGTTCGCCAAGTCCCTCGAAGAGCTCTACGACTTCCAGGTCATCGTGGGCGAGGAAATATCCTCGGCATCGGGGCACATCATCGGTTTGTACCTTACCGAGCACGTTCAGCCTGGCCTAAGCGTCATTGATACCATTGCCGAGATCAACGATCAGGGCGGAATTGCAATAATCCCGCATCCGTTCTCCCAGCGCGGCATCTTCGGACCCTTGGGGCAAAGCGCCTTCCTGAACGCAGCGAATGAGTTCGCATTCCAGGCACTCGAGGTGTGCAACTCCATCCCGCATCTGGGCTGGGCCAACCGCATGGCAGCAAAGGTCTTCAACGGCGGACAGGGAATAGCCGCCACTGGTGGCTCTGATGCACACGTGCTTTGTGGGATAGGAACCGGCTACACGCGATTCAGGGGAACCTCGGCCGAGGAGCTCAAGAGCAGCATTGAGGCGCTAGAGACAACGGCGGAGAGTGCTCCTGGTGGTATCGGCGTAGCCCTGCAGTACACAAAGAGCATCCGGAAGATTCGTCAGCAACAGGCCTGGAATTGGGATAGGTGCCACGCTCGTTAG